One window of the Pyrus communis chromosome 17, drPyrComm1.1, whole genome shotgun sequence genome contains the following:
- the LOC137722115 gene encoding uncharacterized protein — MVDRCLLERNKVLSLLKANLATEQNRMTLQANKHRIERVFEVGDLIDLRLIPYQHMSLASHSFHKLQPRFYGHFEVLTMVGSVAYSLKLPNNFKLHPVFYVSCLKKHLGATIQPTIQLPVLTEYGILQDVHVAILDRRMVKKGTTAITDVLVYWQNHTPEEATWETYLDLKLRFPGVAQL, encoded by the coding sequence ATGGTGGATCGATGTTTGTTGGAAAGAAATAAAGTTTTATCTCTCTTAAAGGCCAATTTAGCAACAGAACAAAATCGAATGACATTACAGGCTAATAAGCATCGAATTGAAAGGGTTTTTGAGGTAGGTGACTTAATTGATTTGAGGTTGATACCTTATCAGCATATGTCATTGGCCTCTCACTCGTTTCACAAGTTGCAACCTCGGTTTTATGGTCATTTTGAAGTGTTAACAATGGTTGGTTCTGTTGCTTATAGCTTGAAACTCCCAAACAACTTTAAGCTTCATCCAGTGTTCTATGTTTCTTGTCTTAAGAAACATTTAGGGGCTACTATTCAACCTACAATTCAACTACCTGTGTTAACTGAATATGGTATTTTACAAGATGTTCATGTGGCTATTTTGGACAGACGAATGGTGAAGAAAGGTACAACTGCAATTACAGATGTGTTGGTTTATTGGCAAAATCATACTCCAGAAGAAGCTACATGGGAGACTTACTTAGACTTGAAGCTGCGTTTTCCAGGAGTTGCTCAGCTTTAA
- the LOC137723167 gene encoding uncharacterized protein gives MAGSGRGSRFSLLLLPLLISFSVLPCISAAYKPGDIVPMSKMGLYHSMKTEWHDMIGRHCPIFAVNREVLVPLVKPMDYTGADAYKISFQVGREKFLVPWLFVINRKSSEVPMIDVHLRYSGSDLHGVTAKVVDMPHHYVEIHPDIHKQFWDAQHWPKHVLVRYTWEEQSEIDVTSGFYVLFGSGLMLSFILSIYILQSSRDKLARFVRERVAESNMPAGGVAKVE, from the exons ATGGCGGGAAGTGGAAGGGGGTCGAGATTCTCACTCCTGCTGCTCCCTCTGTTGATTTCTTTCTCCGTGCTGCCCTGCATATCTGCCGCTTACAAGCCAGGCGACATCGTCCCCATGAGCAAGATGGGCCTTTATCACTCT ATGAAAACCGAATGGCATGATATGATCGGTCGACACTGCCCAATTTTTGCCGTGAATCGTGAG GTGTTAGTTCCTCTAGTGAAGCCGATGGACTATACAGGAGCTGATGCTTATAAAAT ATCATTTCAAGTTGGGAGAGAAAAGTTTTTAGTACCATGGCTTTTTGTGATAAATCGTAAAAGTTCCGAGGTCCCAATGATTGATGTCCATTTG AGGTATTCAGGAAGTGATTTGCATGGTGTCACTGCTAAAGTTGTGGATATGCCTCACCACT ACGTAGAAATCCATCCAGATATTCATAAACAATTTTGGGATGCTCAGCACTGGCCAAAGCATGTGTTGGTCAGATATACATG GGAGGAGCAATCAGAGATAGACGTGACATCTGGATTTTATGTACTGTTTGGATCGG GTCTTATGCTTTCTTTTATTCTGTCAATATACATTTTGCAATCATCACGGGACAAGTTAGCAAG GTTTGTGAGGGAGAGAGTCGCAGAAAGCAACATGCCTGCTGGAGGTGTGGCAAAGGTTGAATGA